In Rosa chinensis cultivar Old Blush chromosome 1, RchiOBHm-V2, whole genome shotgun sequence, a genomic segment contains:
- the LOC112183464 gene encoding glutamate synthase [NADH], amyloplastic isoform X3 produces MRVIGHNGEINTLRGNVNWMKAREGLLKCTELGLSKNELKKLLPIVDASSSDSGAFDGVLELLVRAGRSLPEAIMMMIPEAWQNDKNMDPDRRALYEYFSSLMEPWDGPALISFTDGRYLGATLDRNGLRPGRFYVTHSGRVIMASEVGVVDVPPEDVCRKGRLNPGMMLLVDFENHIVVDDEALKQQYSLARPYGEWLKRQKIELKDIVDSVHESDRVPPSIAGVVPASTDDDNMENMGVHGLLAPLKAFGYTVEALEMLLLPMAKDGVEALGSMGNDTPLAVMSNREKLTFEYFKQMFAQVTNPPIDPIREKVVTSMECMIGPEGDLTETTEEQCHRLSLKGPLLSIEEMEAIKKMNYRGWRCKVLDITYSKERGRKGLEETLDRICAEAREAIKKGYTTLVLSDRAFSPKCVAVSSLLAVGAVHQHLVKNLERTRVGLIIESAEPREVHHFCTLVGFGADAICPYLAVEAIWRLQVDGKIPPKSNGTIYSKDELVKKYFKASNYGMQKVLAKMGISTLASYKGAQIFEALGLSSEVIERCFAGTPSRVEGATFEMLARDGLHLHDLAFPSRAFPPGSAEAVALPNPGDYHWRKGGEVHLNDPFAISKLQEAARTNSVAAYKEYSKLIHQLNKACNLRGLLKFKNTEQQIDLDEVEPASEIVKRFCTGAMSYGSISLEAHTTLAIAMNRMGGKSNTGEGGEQPSRMEPLPDGSRNPKRSAIKQVASGRFGVSSYYLTNADELQIKMAQGAKPGEGGELPGHKVIGDIAVTRNSTAGVGLISPPPHHDIYSIEDLAQLIHDLKNANPGARISVKLVSEAGVGVVASGVVKGHADHVLIAGHDGGTGASRWTGIKNAGLPWELGLAETHQTLVANDLRGRTVLQTDGQLKTGRDVAIAALLGAEEFGFSTAPLITLGCIMMRKCHKNTCPVGIATQDPVLREKFAGEPEHVINFFFMVAEEVREIMSQLGFRTLNEMVGRSDMLEVDKEVTKGNEKLDNIDLSLLLRPAADIRPEAAQYCVQKQDHGLDMALDHKLISLSSSAIEKALPAYFETPICNVNRAVGTMLSHEVTKRYNREGLPADTIHIKFIGSAGQSLGAFLCPGITLELEGDSNDYVGKGLSGGKIVVYPPKGSKFDPKDNIVIGNVALYGATSGEAYFNGMAAERFCVRNSGARAVVEGVGDHGCEYMTGGTVVVLGKTGRNFAAGMSGGIAYVLDVDGKFLSRCNPELVDLDKVEGEDSMTLKMMIQQHQRHTKSLLASEVLADFENLLPKFIKVIPREYKRALANLREEATKQAVDQADEEAQEQEEEVEIKGKDAFEELKKMASASLNGTSNQVEDAETLKRPSEVSKAVKHRGFISYEREGVQYRDPKVRMNDWKEVMEETKPGPLVNTQSARCMDCGTPFCHQENTGCPLGNKIPEFNELVYQNRWHEALERLLETNNFPEFTGRVCPAPCEGSCVLGIIENPVSIKSIECAIIDKAFEEGWMVPRPPLKRTGKKVAIVGSGPAGLAAADQLNRIGHTVTVYERADRIGGLMMYGVPNMKADKVDIVQRRVNLMAEEGVNFVVNANVGNDSSYSFDRLREENNAIILAVGATKPRDLPVPGRELSGVHFAMEFLHANTKSLLDSNLENGNYISAKGKKVVVIGGGDTGTDCIGTSVRHGCTNIVNLELLPEPPRTRAPGNPWPQWPRIFRVDYGHAEVAAKFGKDPRTYEVLTKRFVGDENGVVKGLEVVRVKWEKDATGKFQFKEIEGSEEIIEADLVLLAMGFLGPEAVIAEKLGLERDNRSNFKADYGRFSTNVDGVFAAGDCRRGQSLVVWAISEGRQAAAQVDNYLCKEEEDHTNSNGIPESDLLKRHQEISKSHKTVASTP; encoded by the exons ATGCGTGTCATTGGCCACAATGGAGAAATCAACACCCTTAGAGGAAATGTTAACTG GATGAAGGCACGTGAGGGACTGCTTAAGTGTACTGAACTTGGTTTATCAAAAAATGAGTTAAAGAAGCTGTTACCAATTGTGGATGCCAGTTCATCCGATTCAG GAGCTTTTGATGGTGTCCTTGAGCTTCTAGTTCGAGCTGGCAGAAGCCTCCCTGAAGCTATTATGATGATGATTCCTGAAGCATGGCAAAATGACAAAAACATGGATCCTGATAGGAGAGCACTGTATGAATATTTCTCATCTCTCATGGAGCCATGGGATGGGCCAGCTCTAATATCAT TTACTGATGGACGCTATCTGGGAGCTACATTGGATCGGAATGGACTCCGACCGGGTCGCTTTTACGTCACCCACAGTGGACGAGTTATTATGGCCAGTGAAGTTGGGGTTGTAGATGTACCTCCAGAAGATGTCTGCAGGAAAGGAAGACTTAACCCTGGAATGATGCTTTTGGTGGATTTTGAGAATCATATAGTGGTAGATGATGAAGCCTTGAAGCAGCAATATTCACTGGCAAGGCCGTATGGGGAGTGGCTTAAAAGGCAGAAGATTGAGCTCAAGGACATAGTTGATTCTGTTCATGAATCTGACAGGGTGCCTCCATCCATAGCTGGAGTTGTTCCT GCATCTACTGATGATGACAACATGGAAAACATGGGAGTCCATGGTTTACTGGCACCACTGAAGGCTTTTGG TTACACAGTTGAAGCCTTGGAAATGTTGTTGCTTCCTATGGCAAAAGATGGTGTAGAGGCTCTTGGGTCAATGGGAAATGATACCCCCTTGGCTGTTATGTCCAATAGAGAAAAGCTTACATTTGAGTATTTCAAGCAAATGTTCGCCCAAGTAACAAACCCTCCAATTGATCCAATTCGAGAAAAGGTAGTCACATCTATGGAATGTATGATCGGTCCAGAAGGTGATCTAACAGAAACCACTGAAGAACAATGCCATCGTCTCTCACTCAAAGGTCCTCTTTTAAGCATTGAGGAAATGGAGGCCATCAAAAAAATGAATTACAGAGGTTGGCGCTGTAAGGTTCTTGACATAACTTACTCCAAGGAACGTGGTAGAAAGGGATTGGAGGAGACCTTGGATAGGATCTGTGCTGAAGCACGCGAGGCAATTAAAAAGGGATATACCACACTGGTGCTTTCAGACAGAG CCTTCTCCCCAAAATGTGTTGCTGTAAGCTCACTCTTGGCTGTTGGTGCTGTTCATCAACATCTAGTTAAAAATCTTGAGCGCACGCGAGTAGGGTTGATAATTGAATCTGCTGAGCCACGTGAGGTACACCATTTCTGTACATTAGTTGGATTCGGTGCAGATGCCATCTGCCCCTACCTGGCTGTAGAGGCTATTTGGAGACTGCAGGTTGATGGAAAGATCCCACCAAAATCTAATGGTACAATATATTCCAAGGATGAACTGGTTAAAAAGTACTTCAAAGCAAGCAACTATGGAATGCAGAAGGTTCTTGCCAAGATGGGGATATCTACTTTGGCCTCTTACAAGGGTGCACAGATTTTTGAAGCTTTGGGTCTTTCATCTGAAGTGATTGAGAGGTGCTTTGCAGGAACTCCTAGTAGAGTTGAGGGGGCAACATTTGAGATGCTTGCTCGTGATGGACTTCATCTGCATGATTTGGCATTTCCCTCTCGGGCTTTTCCTCCGGGTAGTGCAGAAGCTGTGGCACTACCAAATCCAGGGGATTATCATTGGAGAAAAGGTGGTGAAGTTCACCTAAATGATCCTTTTGCTATTTCCAAGCTTCAGGAGGCTGCCAGAACTAACAGTGTGGCGGCATATAAAGAATACTCCAAGCTCATTCATCAATTAAATAAAGCCTGCAATCTCCGTGGTCTTCTGAAATTTAAAAACACAGAGCAGCAAATTGACTTGGATGAAGTGGAACCTGCCAGTGAAATTGTTAAACGGTTCTGTACTGGGGCAATGAGTTATGGATCAATATCATTGGAGGCACACACTACACTGGCCATTGCTATGAACAGAATGGGAGGAAAGTCAAATACAG GTGAGGGAGGTGAGCAGCCCTCTCGTATGGAGCCTCTTCCTGATGGTTCAAGGAATCCAAAGAGGAGTGCAATTAAGCAGGTTGCAAGTGGGAGATTTGGAGTTTCAAGTTACTATCTTACAAATGCTGATGAACTCCAAATAAAAATGGCTCAG GGGGCCAAGCCCGGTGAAGGAGGTGAGCTTCCTGGTCACAAGGTTATTGGAGACATTGCTGTTACCAGGAATTCCACTGCTGGTGTGGGACTTATCAGCCCACCTCCCCATCATGATATCTACTCAATTGAAGACCTTGCTCAATTAATTCATGATCTTAAG AATGCTAACCCAGGGGCTCGAATAAGCGTCAAGTTAGTGTCTGAAGCTGGTGTAGGAGTAGTTGCTAGTGGAGTTGTGAAGGGGCATGCTGACCATGTTTTAATTGCCGGACATGATGGAGGCACTGGTGCCTCCAGATGGACTGGCATTAAGAATGCTGGGCTTCCATGGGAACTTGGCTTGGCTGAGACCCATCAAACCCTGGTTGCTAATGATCTTCGTGGCCGCACAGTTCTCCAGACAGATGGCCAACTAAAAACAGGAAGAGATGTGGCCATAGCCGCACTTCTTGGTGCAGAAGAGTTTGGGTTCAGCACGGCACCCCTCATAACCCTTGGCTGCATTATGATGCGGAAGTGCCACAAGAACACCTGTCCTGTCGGAATTGCAACCCAAGATCCAGTACTTCGTGAGAAGTTTGCCGGAGAACCTGAACATGTTATCAACTTTTTCTTCATGGTAGCTGAGGAGGTGAGAGAGATAATGTCACAACTTGGTTTTCGAACTTTAAATGAAATGGTTGGTCGTTCAGATATGCTTGAAGTTGACAAAGAAGTTACTAAAGGCAATGAGAAGCTGGACAACATTGATCTTTCCCTGTTACTTAGACCTGCTGCAGACATTCGGCCAGAAGCTGCACAATATTGTGTTCAGAAACAGGACCATGGGTTGGACATGGCTCTTGACCACAAACTTATTTCGCTGTCCAGTTCTGCTATAGAGAAGGCTCTTCCTGCATACTTTGAAACACCGATTTGCAATGTGAATCGTGCTGTTGGAACAATGCTTAGTCATGAGGTGACCAAACGTTACAACAGGGAAGGGCTTCCAGCAGACACAATTCATATCAAATTCATTGGAAGTGCAGGCCAGAGCCTTGGAGCTTTCCTCTGCCCTGGCATCACACTTGAGCTTGAAGGTGACAGCAATGATTACGTTGGTAAAGGATTGTCTGGTGGCAAGATCGTAGTGTATCCCCCCAAGGGAAGCAAGTTTGACCCGAAAGACAACATTGTCATTGGTAATGTAGCTCTTTATGGTGCCACTAGTGGGGAGGCATATTTCAATGGAATGGCAGCAGAAAGATTCTGTGTTCGCAATTCAGGGGCAAGGGCAGTAGTTGAAGGTGTCGGTGATCATGGCTGTGAGTACATGACAGGTGGCACTGTTGTTGTGCTTGGGAAAACTGGCAGGAACTTTGCTGCTGGTATGAGTGGTGGCATAGCCTACGTTCTTGATGTGGATGGAAAATTTTTGTCCCGATGCAATCCTGAGCTTGTAGATCTTGATAAAGTTGAAGGAGAAGATAGTATGACTCTTAAGATGATGATACAGCAGCATCAGCGTCATACAAAAAGCTTGCTGGCCAGTGAAGTACTGGCTGATTTTGAGAATCTTTTGCCTAAATTCATCAAGGTTATCCCCAGAGAGTACAAGCGTGCACTTGCAAACCTGAGGGAGGAGGCCACCAAACAGGCAGTTGATCAAGCTGATGAAGAAGCTCAGGAGCAAGAGGAAGAGGTGGAAATAAAGGGGAAAGATGCATTTGAAGAACTTAAGAAGATGGCATCTGCATCTTTAAATGGGACATCCAATCAGGTAGAAGATGCTGAAACATTGAAGAGGCCCAGTGAGGTCAGCAAAGCTGTTAAACACCGGGGTTTCATTTCTTATGAGCGTGAGGGCGTTCAATACAGGGATCCCAAAGTTCGGATGAATGACTGGAAGGAAGTTATGGAGGAAACTAAACCTGGTCCACTTGTGAATACACAGTCAGCACGTTGCATGGACTGTGGCACTCCTTTCTGCCATCAG GAAAACACTGGGTGTCCTCTTGGTAACAAAATACCTGAGTTCAATGAATTGGTGTACCAGAATAGGTGGCATGAAGCATTAGAGAGACTCCTCGAGACAAATAACTTCCCTGAGTTTACTGGTCGAGTTTGCCCAGCACCTTGTGAAGGTTCATGTGTTCTGGGTATTATTGAGAATCCTGTCTCTATTAAAAGCATTGAATGTGCCATCATAGACAAGGCTTTTGAGGAAGGTTGGATGGTGCCACGGCCTCCACTCAAGAGAACTGG GAAAAAGGTTGCCATTGTCGGaagtgggcctgctgggctaGCTGCTGCTGATCAACTAAACAGAATAGGTCATACAGTGACAGTTTACGAGCGTGCTGATAGAATTGGAGGGCTGATGATGTATGGAGTGCCTAATATGAAGGCTGACAAAGTTGATATAGTTCAACGGCGGGTTAACCTTATGGCCGAGGAAGGTGTCAACTTTGTGGTCAATGCTAATGTTGGAAATGATTCTTCCTACTCGTTTGATCGCCTTCGGGAGGAGAACAATGCGATTATTTTAGCAGTAGGCGCAACGAAGCCAAG GGACCTTCCCGTACCTGGGCGAGAGCTGTCTGGAGTACATTTCGCTATGGAGTTTCTTCATGCAAACACCAAAAGCTTGCTTGATAGCAATCTCGAGAATGGTAACTATATTTCTGCCAAGGGTAAGAAGGTTGTGGTCATTGGTGGAGGTGACACTGGCACTGATTGTATTGGAACCTCTGTTCGCCATGGCTGTACTAACATTGTTAATTTGGAGCTTCTCCCTGAGCCACCACGAACAAGGGCACCAGGAAACCCTTGGCCACAG TGGCCTCGTATATTCCGAGTAGATTATGGGCATGCAGAAGTTGCAGCCAAGTTTGGCAAAGATCCAAGAACTTATGAGGTGCTGACTAAGAGGTTTGTGGGAGATGAGAATGGGGTTGTGAAGGGACTAGAGGTAGTACGTGTCAAATGGGAGAAGGATGCTACTGGCAAGTTCCAATTTAAGGAAATCGAGGGCTCTGAGGAGATAATTGAGGCCGATCTCGTCCTTCTAGCAATGGGGTTCCTTGGACCTGAAGCG GTGATTGCAGAGAAGTTGGGCTTGGAGCGTGACAATCGCTCAAACTTCAAGGCAGATTATGGTCGGTTCTCAACCAATGTGGATGGGGTCTTTGCTGCTGGGGATTGCCGGCGTGGTCAATCCTTGGTGGTGTGGGCAATCTCAGAGGGACGGCAAGCAGCTGCACAGGTTGACAACTACCTctgcaaggaagaagaagaccacACAAACAGCAACGGGATCCCTGAATCCGATCTATTGAAGCGGCATCAAGAAATCAGCAAGAGCCATAAGACAGTTGCAAGCACACCATAG